In Bufo gargarizans isolate SCDJY-AF-19 chromosome 5, ASM1485885v1, whole genome shotgun sequence, the following are encoded in one genomic region:
- the LOC122939514 gene encoding E3 ubiquitin/ISG15 ligase TRIM25-like has translation MASAELRDELNCSICLSLYTDPVSLRCGHNFCRWCIVSVLDAQETGGVYSCPDCRAEYPERPALEKKMKLSNIVERFLSTQPDMEKTRTFCSYCTKSPVPAVKSCLQCENSLCDDHLTVHNQTMDHVLSEPTSSFGNKKCSIHKKVLEYYCPQDAACLCVSCCLVGKHRGHQVKLLDETSEKKLFINIKEQLEIAEKKVLSEISRQKIKMVSKIDDLIKKMEIKKDELSRKMHHVEEMCRITDPIRLLQESDITVCSPGDDKDTRGDGGQTNSEAVGLVPEQAEVHVFDKLQDNETDPKTVLQESYQSASVSDKSMVTEEEAAVSDDEMADDLEDVLISSILHRSIKDVVTYVTSELEFHVPDILLDVDTAHTIMGLSEDLRTATYLEENQGRPELPERFQTYCQVLSRSSFSSGRHYWAVEWNQAGKWGIGMCYPSIERNDHQSSMAYNDKSWCLILSNKRCSAFHNSVNLGSDVNLTCPTLGVFLDYEAGRLSFYELCDPIRHLHTFRTSFTEPLHVILYVFKGASVKIRS, from the coding sequence ATGGCGTCTGCTGAGCTTAGGGACGAGCTGAACTGCTCCATCTGCCTGAGCCTTTATACGGATCCCGTATCCCTGAGATGTGGACACAACTTCTGCCGCTGGTGTATTGTAAGTGTGCTGGATGCACAGGAGACAGGCGGAGTGTATTCCTGTCCTGACTGCAGAGCGGAATATCCAGAGCGTCCGGCCCTGGAGAAGAAAATGAAGCTAAGTAATATAGTGGAGCGTTTCTTATCTACTCAGCCTGATATGGAGAAGACCAGAACCTTCTGTAGTTACTGCACAAAGTCTCCTGTACCAGCTGTGAAGTCATGTCTGCAGTGTGAGAACTCTCTATGTGATGACCACCTGACCGTCCACAACCAGACGATGGACCATGTATTATCAGAACCCACCAGCTCCTTTGGCAACAAAAAATGTTCCATCCACAAGAAGGTTCTGGAGTATTACTGCCCGCAGGACGCGGCTTGTCTATGTGTGTCTTGCTGCCTGGTTGGCAAGCACAGGGGACACCAGGTGAAACTTCTAGATGAGACTTCAGAGAAGAAGTTATTTATAAACATTAAGGAGCAACTGGAAATTGCAGAAAAGAAGGTTCTGAGCGAGATCTCCAGGCAGAAGATTAAGATGGTGTCCAAAATAGATGATCTGATCAAGAAGATGGAAATAAAAAAGGACGAGCTGTCCAGGAAGATGCATCATGTGGAGGAGATGTGTCGCATCACTGACCCAATAAGACTCTTACAAGAAAGTGACATTACAGTATGTAGTCCTGGAGATGATAAGGACACAAGGGGTGATGGTGGACAGACTAATTCTGAGGCGGTGGGACTGGTCCCAGAACAAGCTGAAGTTCATGTGTTTGATAAACTGCAGGATAATGAGACTGACCCAAAAACCGTCCTCCAAGAATCATACCAAAGCGCATCCGTTAGTGACAAAAGCATGGTGACAGAAGAAGAAGCTGCAGTCAGTGACGATGAGATGGCTGATGATCTGGAAGATGTTTTGATCTCATCAATTTTACACCGATCTATAAAGGATGTTGTCACCTATGTAACATCAGAGCTTGAGTTCCATGTTCCTGACATACTGCTGGATGTGGACACGGCTCATACAATTATGGGGTTATCAGAAGATCTGAGAACAGCAACATATTTAGAAGAAAACCAGGGCCGACCAGAACTGCCAGAAAGGTTTCAAACATACTGCCAGGTATTAAGCCGAAGTAGCTTCTCCTCAGGACGACATTACTGGGCAGTAGAGTGGAACCAGGCAGGGAAATGGGGCATTGGAATGTGTTATCCCAGTATAGAAAGGAATGATCATCAGTCTAGTATGGCCTATAACGATAAATCTTGGTGTTTGATTCTGTCTAATAAAAGATGTTCAGCATTTCACAACTCAGTCAACCTAGGCTCTGATGTAAATCTAACTTGTCCAACACTTGGAGTCTTCTTAGACTATGAGGCCGGGCGTCTGTCCTTCTACGAGCTGTGTGACCCCATCAGACACTTGCACACCTTCCGCACTTCCTTCACTGAACCCTTACATGTTATCCTCTATGTTTTTAAAGGAGCCTCTGTTAAAATAAGAAGCTGA